In the Psychromonas sp. psych-6C06 genome, TTGGCTCTGCTTGAAATAAATTGCCAATTTTATCGAGCAAACCAGTTTTGGCCTGCTCGTTGGTAGAATGTTCTTCTGACATTACTGTTTTTTACTCTTGTTCGTTATAAGGAGCAGGAAAACCAAGCTGGAGAACTAATTTAGTCTCGAGGCTCTCCATTTCTACTGCATCTTCTTCGATAATATGGTCGTAGCCAAGGAGGTGCAAGGTACCATGAATTAGCATATGTGCCCAATGGGCATTTAAACTTTTATTTTGTTCCATTGCTTCTTTTTCAACCACCTGCTTACAGATTACCAGATCACCTAATAGAGGTAATGTGATCCCCGGCGGATTTTGAAAAGGAAATGAGAGCACATTTGTTGGTTTATACTTAGCTCGGAAGTCACCATTAAGTTGCTGGCTTTCTTCGCTATCTACAATACGAACAGTAAGCTCCGCTTCTTTTCTGGTTTTTGAAGAGCCTGCATCAATAGCAATACAAACCCACTGTTCAATTAACGTTAATGAAGGTAAATCAGCCTGATTTTCGCTGGCTATTTGTAAATCAACAAACAGTTCCATTATACGTTTTCCGACTCTATTTCCATTTTCCTGTCAAAGGCCTCGTATGCCTTAACAATACGAGCAACGACCGGATGACGAACAACATCATCGGCGGTAAAGAAACTAAAGCTTATCTCTTCAACATCGTTTAATACTTCAATAACATGGCGAAGGCCTGACTTTTGGTGGCGCGGTAGATCAATTTGAGTGATATCACCGGTGATCACTGCGGTCGAATTAAAGCCGATACGTGTTAAAAACATTTTCATCTGTTCAACAGTAGTATTTTGGCTTTCATCTAATATGACAAAGGCATCATTAAGTGTACGGCCGCGCATATAAGCAAGTGGTGCAATTTCGATGACATTTTTCTCGATCAGTTTTTCGACTTTTTCAAAGCCTAACATCTCAAACAGTGCATCATATAGAGGACGCAGATAAGGATCGACTTTTTGTGATAAATCCCCTGGAAGAAAACCTAACTTTTCACCCGCTTCAACGGCAGGGCGTGTTAACAGTATTCTACGTACCTCTTGTCGCTCTAGGGCCTCTACGGCGCAAGCAACGGCAAGGTAGGTTTTACCTGTCCCAGCTGGCCCAATGCCAAAGCTAATATCATTAGTTAAGATATTGCTCACATACTGGCTCTGATTTTCACCACGCGGTTTGATAACACCACGCTTGGTTTTAATGGTTAAGCTCTGCGTACCCGTTTTAGCTTCTGCTAAACGAATTTCAAGTAAACGATGGTTAGCAATGAGATCTTGTAGGGCAAGGTGTACATCACCATCAGTCAATGTT is a window encoding:
- a CDS encoding PhoH family protein, coding for MTTQLTTVHLDLVPQDSDRLAVLCGPFDDNIKQIERRLGLEIVYKDAHFQIIGEHRYAQACSDLLKELYIETQTVKGKTPTLTDGDVHLALQDLIANHRLLEIRLAEAKTGTQSLTIKTKRGVIKPRGENQSQYVSNILTNDISFGIGPAGTGKTYLAVACAVEALERQEVRRILLTRPAVEAGEKLGFLPGDLSQKVDPYLRPLYDALFEMLGFEKVEKLIEKNVIEIAPLAYMRGRTLNDAFVILDESQNTTVEQMKMFLTRIGFNSTAVITGDITQIDLPRHQKSGLRHVIEVLNDVEEISFSFFTADDVVRHPVVARIVKAYEAFDRKMEIESENV
- the ybeY gene encoding rRNA maturation RNase YbeY, which translates into the protein MELFVDLQIASENQADLPSLTLIEQWVCIAIDAGSSKTRKEAELTVRIVDSEESQQLNGDFRAKYKPTNVLSFPFQNPPGITLPLLGDLVICKQVVEKEAMEQNKSLNAHWAHMLIHGTLHLLGYDHIIEEDAVEMESLETKLVLQLGFPAPYNEQE